The following are encoded together in the Constrictibacter sp. MBR-5 genome:
- a CDS encoding 16S rRNA (uracil(1498)-N(3))-methyltransferase translates to MTPRQPKVRLFVEADLASGVASPLSADQAHYVTRVMRLTDGTPLAVFNGRDGEWSAVLAVAGKARCAVVPDVRLRAQTASPDVHLLCAPIKRQAFDLVVQKATELGVAAIRPVLTERTVPERVNLDRLRAIAVEAAEQCERLDLPDVREPAALGTILSGWDPNRRILVCDERGSVPSIAAALGEAARGSWAILTGPEGGFAPRELDGLRDLPFVTAIGLGPRILRAETAAIAALSVWQALLGDWASAPSSDPLR, encoded by the coding sequence GTGACGCCGCGCCAGCCGAAAGTGCGCCTGTTCGTAGAGGCCGATCTCGCATCGGGCGTGGCGTCGCCGCTGTCGGCGGACCAGGCGCACTACGTCACGCGCGTCATGCGCCTGACCGACGGCACGCCGCTCGCCGTCTTCAACGGGCGCGACGGCGAGTGGTCGGCGGTGCTGGCGGTTGCGGGGAAGGCGCGGTGTGCGGTCGTGCCGGATGTGCGACTCCGGGCGCAGACGGCGTCGCCGGACGTCCACCTGCTGTGCGCGCCGATCAAGCGCCAGGCGTTCGATCTCGTGGTGCAGAAGGCGACGGAACTGGGCGTGGCGGCGATCCGGCCGGTGCTGACCGAGCGCACGGTGCCGGAGCGCGTCAACCTGGATCGGCTGCGGGCCATCGCCGTCGAGGCGGCCGAGCAGTGCGAGCGGCTCGACCTGCCGGACGTCCGCGAGCCGGCGGCGCTCGGCACGATTCTCTCCGGCTGGGACCCGAACCGGCGCATCCTCGTCTGCGACGAGCGGGGTTCGGTGCCGTCGATCGCAGCGGCCTTGGGCGAGGCGGCGCGCGGCTCCTGGGCAATCCTGACGGGTCCGGAGGGCGGCTTCGCGCCGCGTGAGCTTGACGGCCTGCGCGATCTGCCTTTTGTTACCGCGATTGGGCTGGGGCCGCGCATCCTCAGAGCCGAGACTGCGGCGATCGCCGCCCTGTCCGTATGGCAGGCACTCCTCGGCGACTGGGCGAGTGCACCGTCGTCAGACCCTCTCCGATAG
- the ubiA gene encoding 4-hydroxybenzoate octaprenyltransferase, which produces MARQDASTATDIGVGGPIDRLLPAPLLPFARLARLDRPIGTWLLLFPCWWGAGMAWAADPGIDGMPVLWLALLFAIGSVVMRGAGCTFNDIADRDFDAKVARTALRPLPSGAVTLRGAWVFLAVQLTVGALVLFSLNGTAIAVGLGALPLIAIYPFMKRVTWWPQAFLGITFNWGALVGWAAVTGGLDAPALLLYAAGIAWTLGYDTIYAHQDKEDDALIGVRSTALLFGARTKRWLVMFYGLTAILLAAAGAVAGLGLPFLIGIAAAAVHMGWQIRAVDIERPAACLAIFKANRWVGWIVLAGIVFAGTLAHG; this is translated from the coding sequence ATGGCTCGGCAGGACGCCTCGACTGCGACCGACATCGGCGTCGGCGGCCCGATCGACCGGCTGCTGCCGGCCCCGCTGCTGCCGTTCGCACGGCTGGCACGGCTGGATCGGCCGATCGGGACGTGGCTGCTCCTGTTCCCCTGCTGGTGGGGCGCCGGCATGGCCTGGGCGGCGGATCCCGGGATCGACGGCATGCCGGTTCTCTGGCTGGCGCTCCTGTTCGCCATAGGCTCGGTCGTGATGCGCGGTGCCGGCTGCACCTTCAATGACATCGCCGATCGCGACTTCGACGCCAAGGTAGCCCGGACCGCCCTGCGCCCGCTGCCGAGCGGCGCCGTGACCCTGCGCGGCGCCTGGGTCTTCCTGGCCGTCCAGCTCACCGTCGGCGCGCTCGTCCTGTTCTCGCTGAACGGGACGGCGATCGCCGTCGGGCTGGGCGCGCTGCCGCTGATCGCGATCTACCCCTTCATGAAGCGGGTGACGTGGTGGCCGCAGGCCTTCCTCGGCATCACCTTCAACTGGGGCGCGCTGGTCGGCTGGGCGGCGGTGACCGGCGGCCTCGATGCGCCCGCGCTGCTGCTCTATGCCGCCGGCATCGCCTGGACGCTCGGCTACGACACCATCTACGCCCACCAGGACAAGGAGGACGACGCGCTCATCGGGGTCCGCTCCACGGCCCTGCTGTTCGGCGCGCGGACGAAGCGCTGGCTCGTCATGTTCTACGGCCTGACGGCCATTCTGCTCGCCGCGGCGGGAGCCGTCGCGGGGCTGGGCCTCCCCTTCCTGATCGGCATTGCCGCGGCGGCGGTTCACATGGGGTGGCAGATCCGCGCGGTCGACATCGAGCGTCCTGCCGCGTGCCTCGCGATATTCAAGGCCAATCGCTGGGTCGGCTGGATCGTTCTGGCGGGCATCGTCTTCGCCGGGACCCTCGCCCATGGCTGA
- a CDS encoding 50S ribosomal protein L11 methyltransferase yields the protein MADPVAVPFARTPAELVAFIERNTVVAAPSLLPEMRLYLATEVTPLWHASEKLMQDAHLPPPFWAFAWPGGQAVARHLLDNPGMVRGRSVLDLGAGSGLVGIAAAMAGARSAVAVDEDAFACAAVGLNAGLNGVTVRTAQRDVAALDEPEIEVIVAGDVCYEKAGAERIVRWLRQRRAAGIEVLLGDPGRAYVPTTGLELVAEYAVPTSTELESGIVRDTRVWRLTDV from the coding sequence ATGGCTGACCCGGTCGCGGTACCCTTCGCCAGGACGCCGGCCGAACTCGTCGCCTTCATCGAACGGAACACCGTGGTCGCAGCGCCCTCGCTGCTGCCCGAGATGCGCCTCTATCTCGCGACCGAAGTGACGCCGCTCTGGCACGCCAGCGAGAAGCTGATGCAGGACGCGCATCTGCCACCGCCCTTCTGGGCGTTCGCCTGGCCCGGCGGGCAGGCGGTCGCCCGGCACCTCCTCGACAATCCGGGGATGGTGCGCGGCAGGAGCGTACTGGATCTCGGCGCCGGAAGCGGCCTCGTCGGCATCGCCGCCGCCATGGCGGGGGCACGCAGCGCGGTCGCGGTCGACGAGGATGCCTTCGCCTGTGCCGCCGTCGGTCTCAACGCCGGGCTCAACGGGGTGACCGTGCGGACGGCGCAGCGGGATGTCGCCGCCTTGGACGAACCGGAGATCGAGGTGATCGTCGCGGGCGACGTCTGCTACGAGAAGGCGGGCGCGGAGCGCATCGTGCGCTGGCTGCGGCAGCGCCGCGCCGCCGGGATCGAGGTGCTGCTGGGCGATCCCGGCCGCGCCTATGTGCCCACCACCGGCCTGGAACTCGTCGCCGAATACGCCGTCCCGACCTCGACCGAACTCGAGAGCGGCATCGTGCGCGACACGCGGGTCTGGCGGCTCACCGACGTCTGA
- a CDS encoding TadE/TadG family type IV pilus assembly protein gives MIAFLRARLRRACRALPPNLGERGVAAVETAIVIPILVILLIGVAEVGSKILTGHKLNTTASRVGDLVTQQQMVTQAGLDDIFAAVEHIAGESFDDHGVVIISAVTGTDGSPVVAWQRRGAGTLQEPSHVGAAGAVAQLPGDFTVADGETVIVVEVIVANGGVVADLMTPHSVIAKTSLHRGRINDLGSITGS, from the coding sequence ATGATCGCCTTTCTGCGTGCGCGCCTTCGTCGTGCGTGCCGGGCCTTGCCGCCGAACCTCGGCGAGCGCGGCGTGGCTGCGGTCGAGACGGCCATCGTCATCCCGATCCTGGTGATCCTGCTGATCGGCGTGGCGGAGGTCGGGTCGAAGATCCTCACCGGACACAAGCTGAACACCACCGCCAGCCGCGTCGGCGACCTGGTGACGCAGCAGCAGATGGTCACCCAGGCGGGTCTGGACGACATCTTCGCCGCGGTGGAGCACATCGCCGGCGAGTCGTTCGACGACCACGGGGTGGTCATCATCAGTGCGGTCACCGGCACCGACGGTTCCCCTGTCGTCGCCTGGCAGCGGCGCGGCGCCGGAACGCTGCAGGAGCCGAGCCATGTCGGCGCCGCGGGCGCGGTGGCACAGCTGCCGGGCGACTTTACCGTCGCCGATGGCGAGACCGTCATCGTGGTCGAGGTGATCGTCGCCAACGGCGGTGTCGTGGCCGACCTGATGACGCCGCATTCGGTCATTGCGAAGACGTCGCTGCATCGCGGCCGCATCAACGACCTCGGCAGCATCACGGGCAGCTGA
- a CDS encoding TadE/TadG family type IV pilus assembly protein, with product MTGIAHLVRIGGHLRRCRLAACEAGATIVEFAMIVPVLITLMLGLIETGLLLTAQGILDGAATSAARIGSTGYTPANTTRSAYMANYIAAQAYGLIDPARLQVTARSYPNFSAIGEEGAGTVGYGDANDVVVYSLTYPWQGFTPFLGAAFGNITLNSTVTVRNEPPPPGAN from the coding sequence GTGACAGGGATCGCCCATCTCGTCAGGATCGGCGGGCATCTGCGCCGTTGCCGCCTCGCGGCGTGCGAGGCCGGAGCGACCATCGTGGAATTCGCGATGATCGTGCCCGTGCTCATCACGCTCATGCTCGGGCTGATCGAGACGGGCCTGCTGCTCACCGCCCAGGGGATCCTGGACGGTGCCGCGACCAGTGCGGCCCGCATCGGGAGCACCGGCTACACGCCGGCCAATACGACGCGGTCGGCCTACATGGCCAACTACATCGCCGCCCAGGCCTATGGGCTGATCGATCCCGCCCGCCTGCAGGTCACCGCCAGATCCTATCCGAACTTCTCGGCGATCGGCGAGGAGGGGGCCGGGACGGTCGGCTACGGCGACGCCAACGACGTCGTCGTCTACAGCCTCACCTATCCCTGGCAGGGCTTCACGCCCTTCCTCGGCGCCGCCTTCGGCAACATCACGCTCAACTCGACCGTCACCGTACGCAACGAACCACCCCCGCCAGGAGCCAATTGA
- a CDS encoding TadE/TadG family type IV pilus assembly protein: MRSGIGAALRGRGRTLGRDRRGNTAVVFASALVPLVGVAGVATDGLLGYLVRDRMQTSLDSAALAAGRVMTGDNWQADARRYFDANFPPGYLGTTITSFTVVPDANLETLTARASVSLPTRFMHLFGYDTTSVDVATVVARSNRSAELALVLDVTGSMRSGDKIGALKTAAHDMLDILYGNAETRDDLYVAVVPYAVTVNIGKANDDWLSMADRVHTDPGSFAPSTWKGCVMARGSGNDRTDATPAEAPFTSFYYAADTDNRWRDEDGKPITPLKEANDFRNAGTGPNLGCGPAITSLVQSKATQSAAIDELLPWHRGGTLGSLGLAWGWRALSPKWRGLWKESEAKLPLDYHTDGMDKIVVMMTDGENQLHDEPPVGPRGSDFGAYGRLNDFGYSSWSAGRDEVDRRMAQTCESMKAAGIELYTITFGPAPGAAAQELYRGCASSAAHYFHSPTNESLIAAFRKIGGELSQLRIVR, from the coding sequence ATGCGCTCGGGCATCGGCGCCGCGTTGCGCGGCCGTGGCCGAACCCTCGGCCGCGACCGGCGCGGGAACACGGCGGTCGTCTTCGCCTCTGCGCTGGTCCCGCTGGTCGGCGTCGCCGGCGTCGCGACGGACGGCCTGCTCGGCTATCTCGTTCGGGACCGGATGCAGACATCGCTCGACTCGGCGGCCCTCGCCGCCGGGCGGGTCATGACGGGCGACAACTGGCAGGCCGACGCGCGCCGCTATTTCGACGCCAACTTTCCGCCTGGCTATCTCGGCACGACGATCACGTCGTTCACGGTCGTCCCGGACGCGAACCTGGAGACGTTGACGGCCCGGGCGTCGGTGTCGCTGCCGACCCGCTTCATGCATCTGTTCGGATACGACACCACCAGCGTCGACGTCGCGACGGTCGTCGCCAGGAGCAACCGCAGCGCTGAACTGGCGCTCGTCCTGGACGTCACCGGCTCGATGCGTTCCGGGGACAAGATCGGGGCGCTGAAGACCGCGGCGCACGACATGCTGGACATTCTCTACGGCAACGCGGAAACGCGCGACGACCTGTACGTCGCCGTCGTGCCCTATGCCGTAACGGTGAACATCGGCAAGGCGAACGACGACTGGCTGTCGATGGCGGACCGGGTGCACACCGACCCCGGTTCGTTCGCGCCGTCGACCTGGAAAGGCTGCGTGATGGCGCGCGGCAGCGGCAACGACAGGACGGATGCGACCCCGGCGGAGGCGCCGTTCACCAGCTTCTATTACGCCGCCGACACCGACAACCGGTGGCGCGACGAGGACGGGAAGCCGATAACGCCGCTGAAGGAAGCCAACGACTTCCGGAACGCCGGCACCGGTCCGAACCTGGGCTGCGGCCCGGCCATCACCTCGCTCGTCCAGTCGAAGGCGACCCAGAGTGCCGCCATCGACGAGCTGTTGCCGTGGCATCGCGGCGGCACCCTGGGCAGCCTGGGGCTCGCCTGGGGCTGGCGTGCGCTGTCGCCGAAGTGGCGCGGCCTGTGGAAAGAGTCCGAGGCGAAGCTGCCGCTCGATTATCACACCGACGGCATGGACAAGATCGTCGTCATGATGACGGACGGCGAGAACCAGCTTCACGACGAGCCGCCGGTCGGCCCCCGCGGCTCCGACTTCGGGGCGTACGGCCGCTTGAACGACTTCGGCTATTCGAGCTGGTCCGCCGGGCGCGACGAAGTCGACCGCCGGATGGCGCAGACCTGCGAGTCGATGAAAGCCGCCGGGATCGAACTCTACACCATCACCTTCGGCCCGGCGCCGGGGGCGGCCGCCCAGGAACTCTACCGCGGCTGCGCATCGAGCGCCGCCCACTACTTCCACTCGCCAACGAACGAATCGCTCATCGCGGCCTTCCGCAAGATCGGCGGCGAACTGAGCCAGCTGAGGATCGTCCGGTGA
- a CDS encoding OmpA family protein, which yields MKFAGKVLGSAAMLLAVAACGGGTQYGGGPMSAEGDMRAAQKSAAGSPFNENLRKGYLELATNGKRQADWIDSGIFARKARLAAEGKDVQPVMPSQWGDDPSMGGSTPETRAELEAARSELMGVLPAARTANPTQAARAQVMYDCWVEKAESVYWLVDDCKAKFYEAMNALRGRPAAAPVAPAAPPARDYLVFFDFDRSNIRPDAADVLRRVSSAYQSLNSNRVDLIGHADRSGSDAYNQRLSQRRAQSVRDYLSRQGVPAAKITATGRGEADPRVPTPDGVREQENRRVEIRLQ from the coding sequence ATGAAATTCGCTGGGAAGGTGCTTGGAAGCGCGGCAATGCTGCTGGCCGTGGCGGCCTGCGGCGGCGGCACGCAGTATGGTGGCGGCCCGATGTCGGCCGAAGGCGACATGCGCGCGGCTCAGAAGAGTGCAGCAGGCTCTCCGTTCAACGAGAACCTCCGGAAGGGCTATCTCGAGCTCGCGACCAACGGCAAGCGCCAGGCAGACTGGATCGATTCCGGCATCTTCGCCCGCAAGGCGCGCCTGGCCGCCGAAGGCAAGGACGTCCAGCCGGTGATGCCGTCGCAGTGGGGCGACGACCCGAGCATGGGCGGCAGCACCCCGGAGACGCGCGCCGAACTCGAGGCGGCCCGTTCCGAGCTGATGGGCGTCCTGCCCGCCGCCCGTACCGCCAACCCGACGCAGGCCGCACGGGCTCAGGTGATGTACGACTGCTGGGTCGAGAAGGCCGAGTCGGTCTACTGGCTGGTCGACGACTGCAAGGCGAAGTTCTACGAGGCGATGAACGCGCTGCGTGGCCGTCCGGCAGCGGCACCGGTCGCACCGGCCGCACCGCCGGCGCGTGACTATCTCGTGTTCTTCGACTTCGACCGCTCGAACATCCGCCCGGATGCCGCCGACGTGCTGCGCCGCGTGAGCTCGGCCTACCAGTCGCTGAACTCCAACCGGGTCGACCTGATCGGTCACGCCGACCGCTCCGGCTCGGACGCCTACAACCAGCGCCTGTCCCAGCGCCGTGCCCAGTCCGTTCGCGACTATCTGTCGCGTCAGGGCGTGCCGGCCGCGAAGATCACGGCCACCGGCCGTGGCGAGGCCGATCCGCGGGTCCCGACTCCGGACGGCGTGCGCGAGCAGGAGAACCGTCGCGTCGAGATCCGGCTCCAGTAA
- the thyX gene encoding FAD-dependent thymidylate synthase — protein sequence MPLTPGQSEEIERLRAESTQTRRATVPALEEILYEAIPVLDHGFVRVVDYMGDDGAVVQAARVSYGRGTRQVREDAGLIRYLLRHRHTTPFEMCEIKLHVKLPIFVARQWIRHRTANVNEYSARYSVLDREFYLPAPEQLAAQSTANRQGRGDVLQGDEARDVLEVLKADATRAFDHYEAMLNEDAEGGRLVEDRVGLARELARINLPLSAYTQWYWKVDLHNFMHFLALRADSHAQYEIRVYADAMISVLERWVPATFAAFRDYRLDAAELSGPAVAVVRRLLAGEAVEPGSSGLAPREWRELMQLLGREA from the coding sequence ATGCCACTCACGCCCGGCCAGTCCGAAGAGATCGAGCGTCTCCGCGCCGAGAGCACGCAGACGCGGCGCGCCACGGTGCCGGCGCTGGAGGAGATCCTCTACGAGGCGATCCCGGTGCTCGACCACGGGTTCGTGCGGGTCGTCGACTATATGGGGGACGACGGCGCGGTGGTGCAGGCGGCGCGCGTCTCCTACGGGCGCGGCACGCGGCAGGTGCGCGAGGATGCGGGGCTGATCCGCTACCTGTTGCGGCACCGGCACACGACTCCGTTCGAGATGTGCGAGATCAAGCTCCACGTGAAGCTGCCGATCTTCGTGGCGCGGCAGTGGATCCGCCACCGCACCGCCAACGTGAACGAGTATTCGGCGCGCTACTCCGTGCTCGACCGCGAGTTCTACCTGCCCGCGCCGGAGCAACTGGCGGCGCAGTCCACGGCGAACCGACAGGGCCGCGGCGACGTCCTGCAGGGGGACGAGGCCAGGGACGTGCTCGAGGTGCTGAAGGCCGATGCGACCCGCGCCTTCGATCACTACGAGGCGATGCTGAACGAGGACGCCGAGGGCGGGCGGCTCGTCGAGGACCGGGTCGGCCTCGCACGCGAGCTGGCGCGGATCAACCTGCCGCTGTCGGCCTATACCCAGTGGTACTGGAAGGTCGACCTGCACAACTTCATGCACTTCCTGGCATTGCGTGCCGATTCGCACGCCCAGTACGAGATCCGCGTCTATGCCGACGCGATGATATCGGTGTTGGAGCGATGGGTTCCGGCCACGTTCGCCGCCTTCCGCGACTATCGGCTGGACGCGGCGGAGCTTTCGGGGCCGGCGGTCGCGGTGGTGCGCCGGCTGCTGGCCGGGGAGGCCGTGGAGCCGGGGAGTAGCGGGCTCGCACCGCGCGAATGGCGCGAGCTGATGCAGCTGCTCGGGCGCGAGGCCTAG
- a CDS encoding ClpXP protease specificity-enhancing factor SspB — translation MSQDLLKYELIVQDALRGVVREVLTRVSREGMPGDHHFYITFRTRHPGVNIPQRLRETYPDEMTIVLQHQFFGLELKEDAFEVTLSFNRSLERLRVPFQAVSAFVDPSVNFGLQFQTGEAGEMPGAIADPADPPAAEATSGADAAEPAADAPPAEKVVSLDAFRKK, via the coding sequence ATGAGTCAGGATTTGTTGAAATACGAACTCATCGTCCAGGACGCGCTGCGCGGCGTGGTGCGTGAGGTCCTGACCCGCGTCTCGCGCGAGGGCATGCCCGGCGACCATCACTTCTACATCACCTTCCGCACGCGGCATCCGGGCGTCAACATCCCGCAGCGCCTGCGCGAGACCTATCCCGACGAGATGACGATCGTCCTCCAGCATCAGTTCTTCGGACTGGAACTGAAGGAGGACGCCTTCGAGGTGACGCTCAGCTTCAACCGCAGCCTCGAGCGGCTGCGCGTGCCGTTCCAGGCTGTCAGCGCCTTCGTCGATCCCTCGGTCAATTTCGGACTGCAGTTCCAGACCGGTGAGGCCGGCGAGATGCCGGGCGCGATCGCCGACCCGGCCGATCCGCCCGCTGCCGAGGCCACCTCCGGCGCCGATGCCGCCGAACCGGCGGCCGATGCGCCGCCGGCCGAAAAGGTCGTCTCGCTGGACGCCTTCCGCAAAAAGTAA
- a CDS encoding fumarate hydratase: MPEFSFAEMFPLAKDETPYRRLSTDHVGVEKFAGQEVVTVAPEALTLLTREAFHDISHLLRPAHLKQLAAILDDPEASDNDRFVAVDLLRNANIAAGGVLPMCQDTGTAIIMGKKGQRIWTGANDEEALSRGVFRSYNEDWLRYSQLAPLSMFEETNTGSNLPAQIDIYATEGDAYKFMFCAKGGGSANKTFLFQQTPAVMNPAAMRKFIDEKIRTLGTAACPPYHLAIVIGGTSAEMNLKTVKLASTHYLDGLPTKGSRDGHAFRDLEMEAEVLEMTRQMGIGAQFGGKYFCHDVRVIRLPRHGASVPIGLGVSCSADRQALGKITREGVFLEQLETNPAQYLPEIDPATLNTGIVKIDLTQSMDEIRRTLSQHPIKTRLALSGPIIVARDLAHAKIKERLDRGEPMPDYFRNHPIYYAGPAKTPTGYASGSFGPTTAGRMDSYVDYFQSKGGSQVMLAKGNRSRQVVDACKTHGGFYLGSIGGSAARLAQDHIRRVEVVEYEELGMEAVWRIEVEDFPAFIVTDDKGNDFFGT; encoded by the coding sequence ATGCCCGAATTCTCATTCGCCGAGATGTTCCCGCTGGCTAAGGACGAGACGCCGTATCGCCGTCTGTCCACCGACCATGTCGGCGTCGAGAAATTTGCCGGCCAGGAAGTCGTCACCGTCGCTCCGGAAGCGCTGACGCTGCTGACGCGCGAAGCCTTCCACGACATCTCGCACCTGCTGCGCCCGGCGCACCTGAAGCAGCTCGCCGCGATCCTCGACGACCCCGAGGCGTCGGACAACGACCGCTTCGTCGCCGTCGACCTGCTGCGCAACGCCAACATCGCCGCCGGCGGCGTGCTGCCGATGTGCCAGGACACGGGCACTGCGATCATCATGGGCAAGAAGGGCCAGCGCATCTGGACCGGCGCCAACGACGAGGAGGCGCTGTCGCGCGGCGTCTTCCGCTCCTACAACGAGGACTGGCTGCGCTACAGCCAGTTGGCGCCGCTCTCGATGTTCGAGGAGACCAACACGGGCTCCAACCTGCCGGCGCAGATCGACATCTACGCGACCGAGGGCGACGCCTACAAGTTCATGTTCTGCGCCAAGGGCGGCGGGTCGGCAAACAAGACCTTCCTGTTCCAGCAGACGCCTGCGGTGATGAATCCCGCCGCGATGCGCAAGTTCATCGACGAGAAGATCCGCACCCTCGGCACTGCCGCCTGCCCGCCCTACCACCTCGCCATCGTCATCGGCGGCACCTCGGCCGAGATGAACCTGAAGACGGTGAAGCTCGCCTCGACCCACTATCTCGACGGCCTGCCGACCAAGGGCAGCCGCGACGGCCACGCCTTCCGCGACCTGGAGATGGAAGCCGAGGTGCTGGAGATGACGCGCCAGATGGGCATCGGCGCGCAGTTCGGCGGCAAGTACTTCTGCCACGACGTGCGGGTGATCCGCCTGCCGCGCCACGGCGCCTCGGTGCCGATCGGCCTCGGCGTGTCCTGCTCAGCCGACCGCCAGGCGCTCGGCAAGATCACCCGCGAGGGCGTCTTCCTTGAGCAGCTGGAGACCAATCCGGCGCAGTATCTGCCGGAGATCGACCCCGCCACGCTGAACACCGGCATCGTGAAGATCGACCTGACGCAGTCGATGGACGAGATCCGCCGCACCCTGTCGCAGCACCCGATCAAGACCCGCCTCGCCCTCTCCGGCCCGATCATCGTCGCCCGCGACCTGGCGCACGCCAAGATCAAGGAGCGGCTCGACCGCGGCGAGCCGATGCCGGACTATTTCCGCAACCACCCGATCTACTATGCCGGCCCGGCCAAGACGCCGACCGGCTACGCCTCGGGCTCCTTCGGCCCGACCACCGCGGGTCGCATGGACTCCTATGTCGACTATTTCCAGTCGAAGGGCGGCAGCCAGGTGATGCTCGCCAAGGGCAACCGCTCGCGCCAGGTCGTCGACGCATGCAAGACCCACGGCGGCTTCTACCTCGGCTCCATCGGCGGCTCCGCCGCCCGCCTCGCCCAGGACCACATCCGCCGGGTCGAGGTCGTCGAGTACGAGGAACTCGGCATGGAAGCCGTCTGGCGCATCGAGGTCGAGGACTTCCCCGCCTTCATCGTCACCGACGACAAGGGCAACGACTTCTTCGGCACCTGA